From one Luteipulveratus mongoliensis genomic stretch:
- the cofE gene encoding coenzyme F420-0:L-glutamate ligase: protein MPESTPPGAVLLIPVRGLPEIGPGDDLGLLIMRALEQAGSPLQDGDILVVTSKVVSKAEGLVVRTTQPSDRQELVLRESDRVVSERATSTGLTRVVAAHAGPVMAGAGIDASNTGEADLLLLPQDPDASARWVHDKVLAASTEPLRIGVVLSDTAGRPWRAGLVDLALGLSGIEGIDDLRGRADTDGRDLAVTVRCLADELAAAADLVKGKIDRVPAAVIRGLSHLVVSDGSSARSLVRSGPDDWFALGRAEAVREALGIRAGSPESENVGIESVHPETLSQRVDRALQVALHGCDGVEAAHPAGDASTLRIRARDDIQLGRAVARLEVALAGERLTATTAYDDSTSVVHVTQPS from the coding sequence ATGCCTGAGTCCACGCCGCCCGGTGCGGTGCTGCTGATCCCGGTTCGAGGGCTGCCCGAGATCGGCCCGGGCGATGACCTCGGACTGCTCATCATGCGCGCGCTCGAGCAGGCAGGGTCGCCCCTGCAGGACGGCGACATCCTCGTGGTGACATCGAAGGTGGTGTCCAAGGCGGAGGGCCTCGTCGTCCGGACCACACAGCCCAGCGACCGACAGGAGCTGGTGCTGCGAGAGTCCGACCGGGTCGTCAGCGAGCGCGCCACCAGCACCGGCCTCACCCGCGTTGTCGCAGCCCATGCCGGCCCGGTGATGGCGGGCGCTGGAATCGACGCGTCCAACACCGGCGAGGCCGATCTGCTGCTGCTGCCCCAGGACCCCGACGCCAGCGCGCGCTGGGTCCACGACAAGGTCTTGGCCGCCAGCACCGAGCCCCTCCGGATCGGCGTCGTGCTGAGTGACACCGCCGGGCGTCCGTGGCGGGCTGGTCTCGTGGACCTGGCGCTCGGGCTCTCCGGGATCGAGGGCATCGACGACCTGCGTGGACGCGCCGACACCGACGGTCGCGACCTCGCAGTCACGGTCCGCTGCCTCGCCGATGAGCTCGCGGCCGCAGCAGACCTGGTCAAGGGCAAGATCGACCGCGTGCCCGCGGCCGTGATCCGCGGCTTGTCCCATCTCGTCGTCTCCGACGGCTCGTCGGCGCGTTCGCTGGTCCGCTCAGGACCCGACGACTGGTTCGCGCTCGGTCGCGCCGAGGCGGTCCGGGAAGCGCTTGGGATCAGGGCCGGCTCCCCCGAGTCCGAGAACGTCGGCATCGAGTCCGTGCACCCCGAGACGCTGAGTCAGAGGGTGGACCGCGCTCTCCAGGTGGCCCTGCACGGCTGCGACGGCGTCGAGGCTGCCCATCCGGCCGGCGACGCCAGCACACTGCGGATCCGCGCTCGGGATGACATCCAGCTCGGCCGTGCGGTCGCCCGCCTCGAAGTCGCCCTGGCCGGCGAACGCCTTACTGCCACAACGGCGTACGACGACAGCACCAGCGTCGTACACGTCACTCAGCCGTCCTAG
- a CDS encoding LolA family protein — protein MSLIAEHPSLRWTAPVAAAACLIGGSAVASRMSASADTNLPERSAAQLMTDVQTVKIPGLSGTVVASVDLGLPALPTGGGRGSSELSSLISGTHTMRVWASGDDKARLALLGSNGESDVIRNGRDVWLWSSQGRSATHLTLPAKQTRAQTSVPITPQETSNAILADLRPSTNVSVGGTTSVAGRAAYELVLTPKQSGTLVKDVRVAVDGKTHVPLRVQVHSTKISKPAIEVGFTSVDFGKPDAGQFTFNPPPGTKVTTKSVPTHKNSGIMPSQLGSLLKTSSPNVVGAGWASVLKANVPDELLNPKSGKESGPDVSQLVKMLPRVHGTWGSGHQLEGTLFTALLTDDGKLLVGAVPPRTLYAAVK, from the coding sequence ATGAGCCTCATCGCCGAGCACCCGTCCCTTCGATGGACCGCCCCCGTGGCGGCAGCGGCCTGCCTCATCGGCGGCAGCGCCGTAGCCAGCCGGATGAGCGCGAGCGCCGACACCAACCTGCCCGAGCGCAGCGCGGCCCAGCTGATGACCGACGTGCAGACTGTGAAGATCCCAGGCCTGTCCGGCACCGTGGTCGCCTCGGTCGACCTGGGCCTGCCGGCGCTCCCGACCGGCGGCGGACGCGGCAGCAGCGAGCTGTCGTCCCTCATCTCCGGCACCCACACCATGCGGGTCTGGGCCTCCGGTGACGACAAGGCACGCCTCGCCCTGCTCGGGTCCAACGGCGAGTCCGACGTCATCCGCAACGGCCGCGACGTGTGGCTGTGGTCCAGCCAGGGCCGCTCGGCGACCCACCTGACGCTGCCTGCGAAGCAGACGCGCGCACAGACATCAGTCCCGATCACCCCGCAGGAGACGAGCAACGCGATCCTCGCCGACCTCCGTCCGAGCACCAATGTCTCGGTCGGGGGGACGACCTCGGTCGCCGGGCGAGCGGCGTACGAGCTGGTCCTCACACCCAAGCAGTCCGGCACGCTCGTCAAGGACGTGCGCGTCGCGGTGGACGGCAAGACGCACGTACCGCTGCGGGTTCAGGTCCACTCGACCAAGATCTCCAAGCCCGCGATCGAAGTCGGGTTCACGTCGGTCGACTTCGGCAAGCCGGACGCCGGGCAGTTCACCTTCAACCCGCCGCCCGGCACCAAGGTGACGACCAAATCCGTTCCGACACATAAGAACTCGGGCATCATGCCGTCTCAGCTGGGCAGCCTGCTCAAGACCAGCTCGCCCAACGTGGTCGGCGCCGGTTGGGCCTCCGTGCTCAAGGCGAACGTGCCTGACGAGCTGCTCAACCCCAAGTCCGGCAAGGAGAGCGGTCCCGACGTCAGCCAGCTGGTCAAGATGCTGCCGCGCGTGCACGGCACGTGGGGCTCAGGCCACCAGCTGGAGGGCACGCTGTTCACCGCGCTGCTGACCGATGACGGCAAGCTCCTGGTCGGTGCGGTGCCCCCGCGGACGCTGTACGCCGCGGTCAAGTGA
- a CDS encoding ATP-binding protein, whose protein sequence is MRLPSLSRLTLRWRLMLIGLAGAAVALLVGSIVLSAVLGIAGRRALDETASNAAKDIALIVTSDTAPDPLPASGAQSVQVVDSQGRVVAGSANADRLTSLLRPAELDRARDGQRLQVSGRRVGASGPLRVVAVPVTRPGERRDASTVIVAVQAGDVLHAEKVLRTTLLVVAPLILLVMGLVAWWVIGRALRPVERLRAGAETISGDAGAERLPVPAQVDEIQALAVTLNGMLDRLTHARERQRGLVADAAHELRSPLASIQTQLEVEQRVSGSNALTDDLLVDVRRLAALIEDLLLLARSDENAWVARRPEPVDVPTLLADIARSYAGARVAVTVTDSADTLTARVVPEELRRILTNLVDNAVRHASTAVTLTAAADGGEALIVVGDDGTGIRPEDRVRAFERFTRLDDARDRDAGGSGLGLAIVQELVHRARGSVVLTDHPAVDGATPGLRVEVRVPR, encoded by the coding sequence ATGAGGCTCCCGTCGCTGAGCCGGCTCACTCTCCGGTGGCGCCTGATGCTGATCGGTCTCGCGGGTGCCGCGGTGGCTCTGCTGGTCGGCAGCATCGTGCTGTCGGCCGTGCTCGGTATCGCCGGACGCCGCGCGCTGGACGAGACCGCCTCCAACGCCGCTAAGGACATCGCGCTCATCGTGACGAGCGATACCGCGCCGGACCCGTTGCCCGCATCGGGCGCTCAGTCGGTGCAGGTCGTCGACTCGCAAGGGAGAGTCGTCGCGGGGTCTGCCAATGCCGACCGTCTCACCTCCCTCCTACGACCCGCCGAGCTCGACAGAGCGCGGGACGGCCAACGACTCCAGGTGTCCGGCCGAAGGGTGGGGGCGTCCGGACCGCTGCGCGTGGTCGCCGTCCCGGTGACGCGACCGGGGGAGCGCCGAGACGCCTCGACGGTGATCGTTGCGGTCCAGGCCGGCGACGTCCTGCACGCCGAAAAGGTTTTGAGGACAACGCTTCTCGTCGTCGCCCCGCTCATCCTGCTCGTGATGGGACTGGTCGCGTGGTGGGTGATCGGTCGAGCCCTGCGGCCCGTCGAGCGACTGCGCGCCGGTGCCGAGACCATCAGTGGCGACGCCGGGGCGGAGCGGCTCCCGGTGCCGGCGCAGGTGGACGAGATCCAAGCCCTCGCAGTCACTCTCAACGGAATGCTCGACCGCCTCACCCACGCGCGGGAGCGGCAGCGCGGTCTGGTGGCCGATGCGGCTCACGAGCTGCGCAGCCCCCTGGCAAGCATCCAGACCCAGCTCGAGGTCGAGCAGCGCGTGAGCGGCAGCAACGCCCTCACGGACGACCTGCTGGTCGACGTGCGCCGTCTGGCGGCACTCATCGAGGACCTGCTGCTCCTCGCACGGTCAGATGAGAACGCCTGGGTTGCTCGCAGACCCGAACCCGTAGACGTACCAACGCTTCTCGCTGACATCGCGAGGTCGTACGCCGGTGCTCGGGTGGCCGTCACCGTCACCGACTCCGCGGACACACTCACCGCCAGGGTCGTCCCCGAGGAGCTGCGACGCATCCTGACCAACCTGGTCGACAACGCCGTCCGGCACGCCTCGACGGCGGTGACGCTGACCGCAGCTGCGGACGGCGGTGAGGCGTTGATCGTGGTCGGTGACGACGGCACCGGCATCCGACCCGAGGACCGAGTGAGGGCGTTCGAACGCTTCACCCGTCTGGACGACGCTCGCGACCGTGATGCCGGCGGCAGCGGCCTCGGGCTGGCGATCGTCCAGGAGCTGGTCCATCGAGCGCGCGGCTCGGTGGTCCTGACTGACCATCCGGCCGTTGACGGGGCGACACCCGGACTTCGCGTGGAGGTCCGCGTCCCTCGCTAG
- a CDS encoding CocE/NonD family hydrolase, giving the protein MNRSRLLATLAATAAVATGAALAAPAQGAPVTPSAKGVTHADNPGVPKGASWSEQYFSSPRAGAPSKVTLHADIFRPANLPANAKTPVIISMGPYFNHSGQTGRETDTYQPTSRFDDLIDGAQLMKRGYTFIAVDLRGFGASTGCLDWVGPGEQADIKASVEWAASRPWSTGKVGTYGKSYDAVTGLWANDLKPKGLKAVVAQEPLWNMYPYLYSNDVPRPNQDGTPLAYNSIAGLGGTTGDSARYKAAADYEKQHPECYTRNLHDNVSNTSADDKYWKVRNHAALAKGTTTPLFVTQGFTESNTKPEQMEQFLSNHVGPERGWLGPWEHVRGNDVDPTTGRLAQGRKNFFGEVVRFYDQYLKGIKPTVKDPNYAIQDNFGSWRAQTTWPVTQNRSLVTLQPGKYIDSGPVADQAPAAGARRAGDANGKGLTAVQAEKVRDNQVPTRRTQRSGQDVDQRVTSQLGTAAQRRAAKLSDAAAVPNSYQTWSKPVKVSTRLTGTPRIILNTRGQGEVYVGMWDVAPDKGTATLINENVAELTKSGRTFDLKSLDWTLPKGHRLAVTIGTIQGGYWYINASGRTITVNDAQLQLAVQSTAHDVKTEGSKSAFLDSYIADNTIPSGVIPRGTFEVPTP; this is encoded by the coding sequence ATGAATCGATCTCGACTTCTGGCGACCCTGGCAGCCACCGCCGCCGTGGCGACCGGAGCAGCGCTGGCGGCCCCAGCGCAGGGTGCTCCAGTCACGCCGTCGGCCAAGGGCGTCACACACGCCGACAACCCCGGCGTGCCCAAGGGCGCGTCCTGGAGCGAGCAGTACTTCTCCAGCCCTCGTGCCGGCGCACCGTCCAAGGTGACGCTGCACGCGGACATCTTCCGGCCGGCGAACCTGCCGGCCAACGCCAAGACCCCCGTGATCATCTCGATGGGGCCCTACTTCAATCACTCCGGTCAGACCGGGCGTGAGACCGACACCTACCAGCCGACCTCGCGCTTCGATGACCTCATCGACGGCGCCCAGCTGATGAAGCGCGGCTACACATTCATCGCGGTCGACCTGCGCGGCTTCGGTGCGAGCACCGGCTGCCTCGACTGGGTCGGACCCGGCGAGCAGGCCGATATCAAGGCCTCCGTCGAGTGGGCCGCGAGCCGGCCGTGGTCGACCGGCAAGGTCGGCACCTACGGCAAGTCGTACGACGCCGTCACCGGCCTGTGGGCCAACGACCTCAAGCCCAAGGGCCTCAAGGCGGTGGTGGCTCAGGAGCCGCTGTGGAACATGTATCCCTACCTCTACAGCAACGACGTGCCACGCCCCAACCAGGACGGGACGCCGCTGGCGTACAACTCGATCGCAGGATTGGGCGGCACCACCGGCGACAGCGCCCGCTACAAGGCCGCGGCGGACTACGAGAAGCAGCACCCCGAGTGCTACACCCGCAACCTGCACGACAACGTCAGCAACACCAGCGCCGATGACAAGTACTGGAAGGTGCGCAACCACGCGGCCCTGGCCAAGGGCACCACGACCCCGCTGTTCGTGACGCAGGGCTTCACCGAGAGCAACACCAAGCCCGAGCAGATGGAGCAGTTCCTGAGCAACCACGTCGGACCCGAGCGGGGCTGGCTGGGGCCGTGGGAGCACGTGCGCGGCAACGATGTCGACCCGACCACCGGCCGGCTGGCACAGGGTCGCAAGAACTTCTTCGGCGAGGTGGTGCGGTTCTACGACCAGTACCTCAAGGGCATCAAACCCACGGTGAAGGACCCCAACTACGCCATCCAGGACAACTTCGGCAGCTGGCGCGCCCAGACCACGTGGCCCGTGACGCAGAACCGCTCCCTGGTGACCCTCCAGCCGGGCAAGTACATCGACAGCGGACCGGTCGCTGATCAGGCGCCCGCGGCCGGTGCCCGACGTGCCGGAGACGCCAACGGCAAGGGACTCACCGCCGTACAGGCTGAGAAGGTCCGCGACAACCAGGTGCCGACGCGCAGGACGCAGCGTTCGGGCCAGGACGTCGACCAACGGGTCACCAGTCAGCTCGGCACCGCGGCGCAGCGTCGTGCGGCCAAGCTCTCCGATGCCGCAGCAGTCCCGAACTCCTACCAGACCTGGTCCAAGCCGGTGAAGGTGAGCACGAGGCTGACCGGGACACCCCGGATCATCCTCAACACGCGCGGCCAGGGTGAGGTCTATGTGGGCATGTGGGACGTGGCGCCGGACAAGGGCACGGCCACCCTCATCAACGAGAACGTGGCGGAGCTGACCAAGTCGGGACGCACGTTCGACCTGAAGTCCCTGGACTGGACGCTGCCCAAGGGCCATCGCCTCGCGGTCACCATCGGCACGATCCAGGGCGGCTACTGGTACATCAACGCCAGTGGTCGAACGATCACCGTCAACGACGCCCAGCTGCAGCTGGCTGTGCAGTCGACGGCGCATGATGTGAAGACCGAGGGCTCGAAATCGGCGTTCCTCGACTCCTACATCGCCGACAACACGATCCCCAGCGGTGTGATCCCACGCGGCACCTTCGAGGTGCCGACTCCGTAG
- a CDS encoding SDR family oxidoreductase: MTTLNVDSHAIITGGSSGIGLETARLLAARGVTVSLVARRQEVLDAAAEDLRADGATVQVASADVADQESIVGAIRGLESAAGPCDVLVTSAGQARPGHFLELDDEVFRRMMEVDYFGTLYAVRAVAPGMVARGGGSIVAVSSGAALVGVFGYTAYGPAKFAVRGLMEALRSELAPHGVHVACAYPSDVDTPQLAEENEFKPAETAAISGTVKPVRPERVAAAVVRSIDSGRFAVYSDPGMAALAGVGPLLAPVVRRFVDRKVRAVRRGAGTGLRT; this comes from the coding sequence ATGACGACGCTCAACGTTGACTCACACGCGATCATCACCGGCGGCTCCAGCGGCATCGGGCTGGAGACCGCGCGGCTGCTGGCCGCACGGGGTGTGACCGTCTCGCTGGTGGCGCGGCGGCAGGAGGTGCTCGATGCAGCCGCCGAGGACCTACGTGCAGACGGGGCCACCGTGCAGGTCGCCTCTGCGGATGTGGCTGACCAAGAGAGCATCGTCGGGGCCATCAGAGGCCTGGAGTCCGCCGCGGGTCCGTGCGACGTCCTGGTCACGAGCGCGGGCCAGGCCAGGCCGGGACACTTCCTCGAGCTCGATGACGAGGTGTTCCGGCGGATGATGGAGGTCGACTACTTCGGCACGCTGTACGCCGTGCGGGCGGTGGCACCGGGCATGGTGGCGCGAGGCGGCGGATCGATCGTGGCGGTCTCGTCCGGTGCCGCCCTGGTCGGCGTCTTCGGCTACACCGCGTACGGTCCGGCGAAGTTCGCCGTACGTGGCCTCATGGAGGCGCTGCGTTCGGAGCTGGCGCCGCATGGCGTGCACGTGGCGTGCGCCTACCCGTCGGACGTTGATACCCCGCAGCTTGCTGAGGAGAACGAGTTCAAACCGGCGGAGACGGCAGCGATCAGCGGGACCGTCAAGCCGGTCCGGCCCGAGCGGGTCGCAGCTGCGGTCGTGCGGTCGATCGACTCCGGCCGGTTCGCGGTCTACTCCGATCCCGGGATGGCCGCTCTGGCCGGCGTCGGACCGCTGCTGGCCCCGGTCGTCCGGCGCTTCGTCGATCGCAAGGTTCGTGCGGTGAGACGAGGGGCCGGCACCGGCCTCAGGACGTGA
- a CDS encoding response regulator transcription factor yields the protein MRLLLVEDEERLALALQRGLVAEGFVVDVRHDGHSGLNAARHGDYDALILDIMLPRMSGYDVVRTLRAEQVWLPVLMLSAKDGEYDQADGLDYGADDYLTKPFSFVVLLARLRALLRRGGAARAPVLTSGDIELDPSLREVRQGGETVPLSPRELTLLEYLMRNSERVIGKVELLDHVWDSAQDTDPNVVEVYVGYLRRKLGREAIRTVRGAGYTLRR from the coding sequence ATGCGGCTGCTGCTGGTGGAGGACGAGGAGCGCCTGGCGCTTGCCCTCCAGCGTGGGCTGGTGGCCGAGGGCTTCGTCGTCGACGTCCGCCACGACGGACACTCAGGACTCAACGCGGCTCGCCACGGCGACTACGACGCGCTGATCCTCGACATCATGCTGCCGCGGATGTCCGGGTACGACGTCGTACGGACCCTGCGCGCCGAGCAGGTCTGGCTGCCGGTGCTGATGCTGTCGGCCAAGGACGGCGAGTACGACCAGGCGGACGGCCTGGACTACGGCGCGGACGACTACCTCACCAAACCGTTCTCGTTCGTCGTGCTACTTGCCCGGCTGCGCGCGCTGCTCCGACGCGGCGGCGCGGCCCGAGCACCTGTGCTCACATCAGGTGACATCGAGCTCGATCCGTCGCTGCGCGAGGTGCGCCAGGGCGGCGAGACGGTGCCGCTCAGCCCACGCGAGCTGACCTTGCTGGAGTACCTCATGCGCAACTCCGAGCGCGTCATCGGCAAGGTCGAGCTGCTCGACCACGTCTGGGACTCGGCGCAGGACACCGACCCCAACGTGGTCGAGGTCTACGTCGGCTACCTGCGCCGCAAGCTCGGGCGCGAGGCGATCCGGACGGTCCGGGGCGCCGGCTACACCTTGCGTCGATGA
- a CDS encoding ABC transporter ATP-binding protein — translation MTGALAVESAGLTKRFGDQTVVAGIDLVVPRGSVYGFLGPNGSGKTTTIRMLLGLVRPTAGEHSLLGEAMPSSAASVLPRVGALVEGPAFHPYLSGRANLRRLDDADASTDPRDRAHRVDEALDRVGLLAAADKRYRAYSLGMGQRLGIAAALLSPRDLLVLDEPTNGLDPQGTREVRHLVSDLADEGRTVLVSSHLLAEVEQICTHIGVMNEGALVAQGPVAELRATTTSRAVVQTDRPADAARVLHELGLDDVKVDHAHASGLIGETPRTSVVPALVRAEVPVLGYAVEEPSLEDLFVSLTGEGFDVSG, via the coding sequence GTGACCGGAGCCCTCGCGGTCGAGTCCGCGGGGCTGACCAAACGATTCGGCGACCAGACCGTCGTCGCCGGTATCGATCTGGTCGTGCCCCGCGGCTCGGTGTACGGCTTCCTCGGGCCGAACGGCTCGGGCAAGACCACCACCATCCGCATGCTGCTCGGACTCGTACGCCCCACCGCGGGAGAGCACTCTCTGCTCGGGGAGGCGATGCCCTCGTCGGCGGCCTCCGTGCTGCCGCGGGTCGGCGCCCTCGTGGAGGGTCCGGCGTTCCACCCGTACCTCAGCGGCCGGGCCAACCTGCGCCGACTCGACGACGCGGACGCCAGCACGGACCCACGTGACAGAGCGCATCGCGTCGACGAGGCGCTCGATCGCGTCGGACTGCTGGCGGCCGCGGACAAGCGCTACCGGGCGTACTCCTTGGGCATGGGACAGCGCCTCGGAATCGCCGCTGCGCTGCTGTCACCGCGAGACCTCCTCGTCCTCGACGAACCGACGAACGGCCTTGACCCGCAAGGGACTCGGGAGGTGCGACACCTCGTCAGTGACCTTGCCGACGAAGGACGCACGGTCCTTGTCTCCAGCCACCTGCTCGCCGAGGTCGAGCAGATCTGCACGCACATCGGTGTCATGAACGAGGGCGCGCTGGTCGCCCAGGGACCGGTGGCCGAGCTGCGCGCCACGACGACCAGCCGCGCGGTGGTCCAGACGGATCGGCCGGCCGATGCGGCACGAGTGCTGCACGAGCTCGGCCTGGACGACGTCAAGGTCGACCATGCGCACGCGAGCGGGCTGATCGGTGAGACGCCGCGGACGAGTGTCGTTCCTGCGCTGGTTCGCGCCGAGGTGCCTGTGCTCGGGTACGCCGTCGAGGAGCCCAGCCTGGAGGACCTGTTCGTGTCCCTGACCGGGGAGGGTTTCGATGTCAGCGGGTAG
- a CDS encoding DNA-3-methyladenine glycosylase family protein, whose protein sequence is MNYVSDIAASDEPAVRAWSPGRPVPLGTILSGLRHGAGDPTWQHDSSGIWRASRTPDGPVTMQHTLMPSEAGDTVTTRAWGPGSDWLLEHVPDLLGASDDPDGFVPDHPVLHDAHRRARHFRVPRSGLVIESLVPVIIEQRVTGKQAFTAYRTLMRRYGEPAPGPGAARRLVVPPAAATWRRVPSWEWLRAGVDASRADTLMRALVVAARLEDCVHLPAEEARRRLRAVPGIGVWTAAEVAQRALGDADAVSVGDYHVAKNITYALEGRVGDDARMLELLQPYAGHRFRVQRLIELAGIVRPRRGPRLSVPTHLPR, encoded by the coding sequence ATGAATTACGTATCTGACATCGCGGCATCCGACGAGCCTGCGGTCCGCGCCTGGAGTCCGGGCCGCCCAGTCCCGCTGGGCACGATCCTGTCGGGACTTCGACACGGCGCCGGCGACCCGACCTGGCAGCACGACTCCTCCGGCATCTGGCGCGCCAGCCGCACACCGGACGGCCCGGTCACGATGCAGCACACGCTGATGCCGAGCGAGGCTGGAGACACGGTGACCACGCGGGCGTGGGGTCCGGGCAGCGACTGGCTGCTGGAGCACGTCCCGGATCTTCTCGGAGCGTCCGACGACCCGGACGGCTTCGTGCCCGATCACCCGGTGCTGCACGACGCGCATCGACGCGCGCGGCACTTCCGGGTGCCACGCAGCGGACTCGTCATCGAGTCACTGGTCCCGGTGATCATCGAGCAGCGAGTCACGGGCAAGCAGGCGTTCACGGCCTATCGCACGCTCATGCGTCGCTACGGCGAGCCGGCGCCCGGCCCCGGTGCCGCCCGCCGCCTCGTCGTGCCGCCCGCGGCCGCGACGTGGCGCCGAGTCCCGTCCTGGGAGTGGTTGCGCGCCGGCGTCGACGCGTCGCGAGCCGACACGCTGATGCGCGCGCTGGTCGTCGCGGCGCGGCTTGAGGACTGCGTGCACCTGCCCGCGGAGGAGGCCCGACGTCGGTTGCGCGCCGTGCCCGGCATCGGTGTCTGGACGGCCGCCGAGGTCGCCCAGCGTGCCCTCGGCGACGCGGACGCGGTCAGCGTCGGCGACTACCACGTCGCCAAGAACATCACCTACGCACTCGAGGGCCGCGTCGGTGACGACGCGCGCATGCTCGAGCTGCTGCAGCCGTACGCCGGGCACCGGTTCCGAGTCCAGCGCCTCATCGAGCTGGCCGGGATCGTACGACCTCGTCGTGGGCCTCGGCTGTCGGTACCGACCCACTTGCCACGCTGA
- the cofD gene encoding 2-phospho-L-lactate transferase encodes MRITALAGGVGGARFLRGLLRHLEARTDGPHSLTVIGNTGDDITLFGLRVCPDLDTLVYTLGGGVHEAQGWGRADETHTVQGELKAYGASPQWFGLGDRDFGTHIVRSQWLAQGQTLSQVTARLAQRWGLPEQGVTVLPMTDTPVETHVVLEEDGEQRAVHFQEWWVRLQAAVPAQRFVVAGLDQASAAPGVLDALRTADVILLPPSNPVVSIGIILGVPGVRDALRGTAAPVVGVSPLVGGAPVRGHADACLSAIGVESSASGVAGLYADFLDGWLVDDADAESMRAAAASKSPTVRSMPLLMRDIDHAARIAGGALDLALDLRDA; translated from the coding sequence ATGCGCATCACCGCCCTGGCGGGTGGCGTCGGCGGAGCCCGTTTTCTGCGTGGGCTCCTCCGCCACCTCGAGGCCCGCACCGACGGACCCCACTCCCTCACCGTGATCGGCAACACCGGCGACGACATCACCTTGTTCGGTCTCCGGGTCTGCCCCGACCTCGACACGCTCGTCTACACCCTTGGTGGCGGCGTGCACGAAGCACAGGGCTGGGGGCGCGCCGACGAGACGCACACCGTCCAGGGCGAGCTCAAGGCGTACGGCGCCTCGCCCCAGTGGTTCGGGCTCGGCGACCGCGACTTCGGCACCCACATCGTGCGCAGCCAGTGGCTCGCGCAGGGTCAGACGCTCTCGCAGGTCACCGCGCGGCTCGCACAGCGCTGGGGTCTGCCCGAGCAGGGCGTCACCGTGCTGCCGATGACCGACACCCCTGTCGAGACCCACGTGGTGCTCGAGGAGGACGGCGAGCAGCGCGCGGTGCACTTCCAGGAGTGGTGGGTACGCCTGCAGGCGGCTGTGCCGGCACAGCGCTTCGTGGTCGCCGGACTCGACCAGGCGTCCGCTGCCCCGGGCGTCCTGGACGCCCTCCGGACGGCTGACGTCATCCTGCTGCCGCCGAGCAACCCGGTCGTCTCGATCGGCATCATCCTCGGAGTGCCAGGAGTGCGAGATGCGTTGCGGGGCACCGCTGCTCCCGTGGTCGGCGTCTCTCCGCTCGTCGGTGGCGCTCCCGTGCGAGGCCACGCCGATGCGTGCCTGAGCGCCATCGGCGTCGAGTCGAGCGCATCGGGTGTCGCGGGTCTCTACGCCGACTTCCTGGACGGCTGGCTGGTCGATGACGCAGATGCGGAGTCCATGCGGGCCGCAGCGGCGAGCAAAAGCCCTACAGTCCGCAGCATGCCCTTGCTGATGCGAGACATCGACCACGCCGCGCGCATCGCCGGCGGAGCACTCGACCTGGCCCTCGATCTGCGCGATGCCTGA
- a CDS encoding ABC transporter permease, translating to MSAGSSRLLRSELTLVLGRRRNQVGMLVLAAVPIVLAISIKVAASAPGPEAPNFLGSVTQNGLFVPLAALGMELPFFLPLAIGLVAGDSVAGEANIGTLRYLLTVPVSRTRLLVLKFTMIVIAAAVAALLIVVVGAAIGIPLFGTGRMTLLSGTQIGMGDAVLRILIVTAYVVLCLASLGAIGLFLSTLTEQPIGAAIGVIAIDVISLILDQIPQLDWLGPYLPTHHWTAFIEVFRDPINWDPLVDGVFVALTYIVVAWLAAWARFSSKDVTS from the coding sequence ATGTCAGCGGGTAGCAGCCGGCTGCTCCGGTCCGAGCTCACCCTCGTGCTCGGACGGCGCCGCAACCAGGTCGGCATGCTGGTGCTCGCCGCCGTGCCGATCGTGCTGGCGATCTCGATCAAGGTGGCCGCCTCCGCGCCGGGTCCAGAAGCCCCCAACTTCCTGGGCTCAGTCACGCAGAACGGGTTGTTCGTGCCGCTCGCGGCCCTGGGGATGGAGCTGCCGTTCTTCCTGCCTCTGGCGATCGGTCTGGTGGCCGGAGACAGCGTCGCGGGCGAGGCCAACATCGGCACGCTGCGCTACCTGCTGACGGTGCCCGTGAGCCGTACCCGCCTGCTCGTCCTGAAGTTCACGATGATCGTCATCGCCGCCGCGGTCGCCGCGCTCCTGATCGTGGTCGTCGGCGCCGCGATCGGTATCCCGTTGTTCGGGACCGGGCGGATGACGCTGCTCTCAGGAACCCAGATCGGCATGGGAGACGCGGTCCTGCGGATCCTGATCGTGACGGCGTACGTCGTGCTGTGCCTGGCATCGCTCGGCGCCATCGGGCTGTTCCTCTCGACCCTGACCGAGCAGCCGATCGGCGCCGCTATCGGCGTCATCGCGATCGATGTCATCAGCCTGATCCTGGACCAGATCCCGCAGCTGGACTGGCTGGGGCCTTATCTGCCGACGCATCACTGGACGGCGTTCATCGAGGTGTTCCGCGACCCGATCAACTGGGATCCGCTGGTCGACGGGGTGTTCGTCGCCCTGACCTACATCGTCGTCGCCTGGCTGGCGGCCTGGGCGCGGTTCAGCAGCAAGGACGTCACGTCCTGA